From Maylandia zebra isolate NMK-2024a linkage group LG11, Mzebra_GT3a, whole genome shotgun sequence, one genomic window encodes:
- the LOC143412446 gene encoding uncharacterized protein LOC143412446, with product MVEEENYVTVIFQTKRDPTYVTPKDTETIYDEVNTEDRKLDASLVITENKELAPPCSRLALVVTGLVIICLILVSVIIGLNFRFNTVMSSSEKWPTSQHRTCS from the exons ATGGTGGAAGAAGAGAATTATGTGACAGTGATATTTCAGACAAAGAGAGATCCAACATACG tgaCGCCAAAAGACACAGAAACAATCTACGACGAGGTGAACACTGAGGACAGGAAATTGGATGCATCCCTTGTAATAACAG AGAATAAAGAGTTAGCTCCACCCTGTAGTCGGCTTGCGTTGGTTGTGACAGGTCTGGTGATTATTTGCCTCATCTTGGTGTCAGTCATCATCGGCCTCAACTTCCGCT TTAACACAGTGATGAGCAGCAGCGAGAAATGGCcaacatcacagcacagaaccTGCAGCTGA
- the LOC101467770 gene encoding tetraspanin-13 yields the protein MVCGGFVCTKNALSALNILYVLVSLLLIGVAAWGKWFGLVSSIQVVAGVIGVGVFLFFVAFVGLCGALKHHQVLLFFYMMVLSIVFVLQFSVSCACLALNKDQQNLLLEAGWNKSKGTQKDLERTLNCCGFSQVDNSSCPAVCVNTSSCVACADILQNYAGQVLQFVGGIGLFFSFTEVLGVWLTHRYRNLKDPRSNPRAFL from the exons ATGGTTTGCGGCGGATTCGTTTGCACCAAGAACGCACTCAGCGCGCTCAACATCCTTTATGTG CTGGTGAGCCTGTTGCTGATTGGCGTGGCAGCCTGGGGGAAATGGTTTGGCCTGGTCTCCAGTATCCAGGTGGTGGCAGGGGTCATCGGCGTGGGAGTCTTCCTGTTCTTTGTTGCCTTTGTGGGTCTGTGCGGTGCCCTAAAGCACCACCAGGTCCTGCTCTTCTTT TACATGATGGTTCTCTCCATAGTGTTTGTGCTGCAGTTTTCAGTGTCCTGTGCATGTCTGGCTCTCAATAAAGATCAACAG AACTTGCTGCTGGAGGCCGGATGGAACAAGTCTAAAGGCACACAGAAGGACCTGGAGAGGACTCTAAACTGCTGCGGCTTCTCTCAAGTGGACAACAGCTCGTGTCCTGCT GTCTGCGTTAACACTTCATCTTGTGTGGCCTGCGCAGACATCCTCCAGAATTATGCCGGGCAGGTGCTGCAGTTTGTTGGCGGCATCGGCCTCTTCTTCAGTTTCACAGAG GTCCTTGGAGTCTGGCTCACCCACAGATACAGAAACCTCAAAGATCCTCGATCCAATCCCAGAGCCTTCCTGTAA